One Streptococcus sp. zg-86 DNA window includes the following coding sequences:
- a CDS encoding DUF1349 domain-containing protein has translation MDRIFTADKLKWTREPAAYNLSDEEITITTLPHTDLWQRTYYHFRNDNAPVLQMETDEEFFSFVVKTQFDSKHRFDQCGVVVYLDSENWLKASIEYENETIQHLGSVVTNQGYSDWATTEIAADVREMWYRLSRRGQDFRLECSTDGQHFQQMRICHLHEAKETISFGIYACSPEDSSFTARFTNLSLGECMWLAHDGQAPDDFV, from the coding sequence ATGGACCGGATATTTACAGCTGATAAACTCAAGTGGACGAGGGAGCCTGCTGCCTACAATTTATCAGATGAGGAAATAACGATAACGACACTGCCACATACAGATCTCTGGCAACGAACCTATTACCATTTCCGTAACGACAATGCTCCTGTGCTACAAATGGAGACAGACGAGGAATTTTTCTCTTTTGTCGTAAAGACACAGTTTGATAGCAAGCACCGGTTTGATCAATGTGGTGTCGTGGTTTATCTAGATAGTGAAAATTGGCTCAAAGCCTCGATTGAGTATGAAAATGAGACCATTCAGCATTTGGGGAGTGTTGTGACCAATCAAGGTTATTCAGATTGGGCAACGACGGAGATTGCAGCAGATGTAAGAGAGATGTGGTATCGTCTGAGCCGCAGAGGTCAGGATTTCCGTCTTGAATGTTCGACAGATGGCCAGCATTTCCAGCAGATGCGGATTTGTCACTTGCATGAAGCGAAAGAAACCATTTCCTTTGGTATTTATGCCTGCAGTCCGGAAGATTCGTCTTTTACAGCTCGTTTTACCAACCTATCCCTAGGAGAATGCATGTGGCTGGCTCATGATGGTCAGGCACCGGATGACTTTGTTTAA
- the thrS gene encoding threonine--tRNA ligase, whose amino-acid sequence MIKITFPDGAVREFESGVTTFEIAQSISNSLAKKALAGKFNGKLIDTTRAIVEDGSLEIVTPDHEDALDILRHSAAHLFAQAARRLFPEIHLGVGPAIQDGFYYDTDNEAGQISNEDLAAIEEEMKKIVKENFPSIREEVSKDQAREIFKHDPYKLELIEEHSEDEGGLTIYRQGEYVDLCRGPHVPSTGRIQVFQLLNVAGAYWRGNSDNAMMQRVYGTAWFDKNDLKKYIQMREEAKERDHRKLGKELDLFMISQEVGQGLPFWLPNGATIRRTLERYITDKELASGYQHVYTPPLASVELYKTSGHWDHYSEDMFPTMDMGDGEEFVLRPMNCPHHIQVYKNHVRSYRELPVRIAELGMMHRYEKSGALSGLQRVREMTLNDGHIFVAPEQIQEEFKRALQLIIDVYADFNLTDYRFRLSYRDPEDTHKYYDNDEMWENAQAMLKAAMDDMELDYFEAEGEAAFYGPKLDIQVKTALGNEETLSTIQLDFLLPERFNLSYIGADGEEHRPVMIHRGVISTMERFTAILIETYKGAFPTWLAPTQVTLIPVSNEKHVDYAWEVAKELQNHGVRAVVDERNEKMQYKIRQSQTGKIPYQLIVGDKEMEDRAVNIRRYGHKETQTVSLADFKEQILADIANYSRAPKDV is encoded by the coding sequence ATGATTAAGATTACTTTTCCAGACGGCGCTGTGCGCGAATTTGAGTCTGGTGTTACAACCTTTGAGATTGCACAATCAATTAGCAATTCTCTAGCTAAAAAGGCGCTTGCTGGGAAATTCAATGGCAAATTGATTGATACCACTCGTGCGATTGTTGAAGATGGCTCACTTGAAATCGTCACTCCAGACCATGAGGATGCGCTTGACATCTTGCGTCACTCAGCAGCCCACTTGTTTGCGCAGGCGGCTCGTCGCCTTTTCCCAGAAATTCATTTGGGAGTTGGTCCTGCTATTCAAGACGGTTTCTACTATGACACAGACAATGAGGCTGGACAGATTTCAAACGAAGATTTGGCTGCCATTGAAGAAGAGATGAAGAAAATCGTCAAGGAGAATTTCCCAAGCATTCGTGAGGAAGTGTCAAAGGATCAAGCGCGTGAGATTTTCAAACACGATCCGTACAAATTGGAACTGATTGAGGAGCATTCAGAGGACGAGGGTGGCTTGACCATTTACCGTCAGGGAGAATATGTAGATCTTTGCCGTGGTCCTCACGTACCGTCAACTGGTCGTATTCAAGTCTTCCAATTGCTCAATGTAGCAGGTGCTTACTGGCGTGGAAATAGTGATAATGCCATGATGCAACGGGTCTATGGTACAGCTTGGTTTGACAAAAACGATTTGAAGAAATACATCCAAATGCGGGAAGAAGCCAAAGAACGTGACCACAGAAAACTTGGAAAAGAATTAGATCTCTTCATGATTAGTCAGGAAGTAGGACAAGGCTTGCCTTTCTGGTTGCCAAATGGAGCAACGATTCGTCGCACTTTGGAGCGCTATATTACGGATAAGGAGTTGGCTTCTGGCTACCAACATGTTTACACTCCACCACTTGCTTCCGTTGAATTGTACAAAACATCTGGTCACTGGGATCACTATTCAGAAGATATGTTCCCAACCATGGACATGGGAGACGGTGAGGAATTTGTCCTTCGTCCAATGAATTGTCCACACCACATTCAAGTCTATAAAAATCATGTTCGTTCTTACCGCGAATTGCCAGTTCGTATTGCTGAGCTTGGTATGATGCACCGCTATGAAAAATCAGGTGCCCTTTCAGGGTTGCAACGGGTCCGTGAAATGACCTTGAATGATGGTCACATTTTCGTTGCCCCAGAGCAGATTCAAGAAGAATTTAAACGGGCGCTTCAATTGATTATTGATGTGTATGCAGATTTCAATTTGACAGATTACCGTTTCCGTCTTTCTTATCGTGATCCGGAAGATACGCATAAATATTACGATAATGATGAAATGTGGGAAAATGCTCAAGCCATGTTAAAAGCAGCCATGGATGACATGGAATTGGATTATTTTGAAGCAGAAGGAGAAGCTGCTTTCTACGGTCCAAAATTGGATATTCAAGTGAAAACAGCTCTTGGAAATGAAGAAACCTTATCGACTATTCAGCTGGATTTCTTGCTTCCAGAACGCTTTAATTTAAGCTATATTGGAGCAGACGGAGAAGAACACCGCCCAGTTATGATTCACCGTGGTGTTATCTCTACCATGGAGCGTTTTACTGCTATCTTGATTGAAACCTATAAAGGTGCCTTCCCAACTTGGCTTGCCCCAACTCAGGTCACCTTGATTCCTGTTTCTAATGAAAAACATGTGGACTACGCTTGGGAAGTCGCTAAAGAATTGCAAAATCATGGTGTGCGTGCCGTTGTTGATGAACGAAATGAAAAAATGCAGTACAAGATTCGCCAAAGTCAAACTGGGAAAATTCCATACCAATTGATTGTCGGAGATAAGGAAATGGAAGACCGTGCGGTTAACATTCGTCGCTATGGACACAAGGAAACGCAGACAGTGAGTCTTGCAGACTTCAAAGAGCAAATCTTGGCAGATATTGCAAACTACTCTCGCGCCCCAAAAGATGTTTAG
- a CDS encoding DUF3114 domain-containing protein codes for MWQILSKRKWEFSQIGLEERYRVAGQFLALKAQGWSDEVLANIVERQLDLSDSRIGSALFRELWQLEKNYLPPRQLLEIVIAIVGMPDDVSGELAENQALVARFHPNLAPHDPFWWDLSHVVDQTFPGTSMAEKDLLARQVHQLRYVISSQQAEYVRQHVKKVGETDSRALVRYLRKIYPWWSWKKDYTIGTSARLHNKLKFENGEKRYPSGYSSFNIKILIHFHTEFILDSKGNFLNEMDAQKVDEIGIVNGASFNYGKAGKRHWDLDVDTVGPHDPVFRNQATKGFRAPNRSGKCEADYDRSYFNPQGLYAENALSNYQQTKLVVREFKRMMWRG; via the coding sequence ATGTGGCAAATCTTATCGAAACGCAAGTGGGAATTTAGCCAGATAGGACTAGAAGAACGCTACCGTGTAGCAGGGCAATTTTTAGCTCTAAAGGCTCAAGGCTGGTCAGATGAGGTATTAGCGAATATAGTAGAACGACAGCTAGATTTGAGTGACAGTCGGATTGGCTCAGCTTTGTTTCGTGAGCTGTGGCAGTTGGAAAAAAATTATTTGCCTCCTAGACAGCTCTTGGAGATTGTCATTGCTATCGTGGGAATGCCAGACGATGTGTCAGGAGAATTGGCTGAAAATCAAGCCCTAGTCGCTCGTTTTCATCCGAATCTTGCTCCTCATGATCCTTTTTGGTGGGACTTGTCCCATGTTGTTGATCAAACCTTTCCAGGAACGAGTATGGCAGAAAAAGACTTACTGGCAAGGCAAGTCCATCAACTGCGTTATGTCATCTCTAGTCAGCAGGCCGAGTATGTCCGCCAGCATGTGAAAAAAGTGGGAGAAACAGATAGTCGTGCCCTTGTTCGTTATCTGCGAAAAATCTATCCTTGGTGGTCTTGGAAGAAGGATTATACAATTGGAACGTCTGCTCGCTTGCATAACAAGCTCAAGTTTGAAAATGGTGAAAAGCGGTATCCGTCAGGCTATTCGTCCTTTAATATCAAGATTTTGATTCATTTTCATACGGAATTTATCCTTGACAGTAAAGGTAATTTTCTCAATGAAATGGATGCTCAGAAAGTAGACGAAATCGGGATTGTCAATGGGGCTAGTTTTAACTATGGCAAGGCTGGTAAACGCCACTGGGACTTGGATGTTGATACGGTTGGCCCTCATGATCCCGTTTTTCGAAATCAAGCTACCAAAGGCTTTCGAGCGCCCAATCGTAGTGGCAAATGTGAAGCTGATTATGACCGTAGCTATTTTAACCCGCAAGGATTGTATGCGGAAAATGCCCTATCCAATTATCAACAGACCAAGCTAGTCGTGAGAGAGTTTAAACGCATGATGTGGAGAGGTTGA
- a CDS encoding nuclear transport factor 2 family protein, giving the protein MLDISSFVTAVVAQEEEKLRSYFAEEAVVRWPCTNECFSVDEYIRANCDYPGNWDGEIERMEEVGDTIIIVTRVFPVDKSFSVHAVSFLKLQDDVIVELDEYWADDGKVPDWRKQMNIGKPI; this is encoded by the coding sequence TTGCTGGACATATCGTCGTTTGTGACAGCTGTAGTGGCACAAGAGGAGGAAAAACTCAGAAGCTATTTTGCCGAGGAGGCTGTAGTCCGATGGCCCTGCACCAATGAATGTTTTTCTGTGGATGAATATATCCGAGCGAATTGTGACTATCCTGGCAACTGGGATGGGGAAATCGAACGTATGGAAGAGGTAGGGGATACGATTATTATCGTCACGCGTGTTTTTCCTGTTGACAAATCTTTTTCTGTTCATGCGGTCAGCTTTCTGAAACTTCAAGATGATGTGATTGTGGAGCTGGACGAATATTGGGCAGACGATGGCAAAGTGCCGGACTGGCGTAAACAGATGAACATTGGAAAGCCGATTTGA
- the adhP gene encoding alcohol dehydrogenase AdhP, whose protein sequence is MKAVVVNSESTGVEVVEKELRPLETGEALVEIEYCGVCHTDLHVAHGDFGQVPGRILGHEGIGIVKEIAPDVKSLKVGDRVSVAWFFEGCGACEYCNTGRETLCRTVKNAGYSVDGGMAEQCIVTADYAVKVPENLDPAQASSITCAGVTTYKAIKEAHLEPGQWIALFGAGGLGNLAVQYAKKVFNAHVIAIDINNDKLELAKQVGADIVINGHEVEDVAGLIQEKTGGAHSAVVTAVSKVAFNQAVDSVRAGGRVVAVGLPSEMMDLSIVKTVLDGIQVVGSLVGTRKDLEEAFQFGAEGLVVPVVQTRPVEDAPAVFDEMTAGTIQGRMVLDFTH, encoded by the coding sequence ATGAAAGCTGTTGTTGTAAACTCTGAATCTACTGGTGTAGAAGTAGTCGAAAAAGAACTGCGTCCGCTTGAAACAGGGGAAGCTCTCGTTGAAATTGAATATTGTGGTGTCTGCCATACAGACCTACACGTAGCTCATGGTGATTTCGGTCAGGTTCCTGGTCGTATCCTTGGACATGAAGGAATTGGGATTGTCAAAGAAATCGCTCCAGATGTGAAAAGTTTGAAAGTCGGCGATCGTGTTAGTGTAGCTTGGTTCTTCGAAGGTTGTGGTGCTTGTGAATACTGCAATACAGGTCGTGAAACGCTCTGCCGTACGGTAAAAAATGCTGGTTACTCTGTTGATGGAGGAATGGCAGAACAATGTATTGTGACTGCCGACTACGCTGTCAAAGTTCCTGAAAATCTTGACCCAGCACAGGCTAGTTCCATTACTTGTGCCGGCGTAACCACTTACAAAGCTATCAAAGAAGCACACCTCGAACCAGGACAATGGATTGCTCTATTTGGAGCAGGGGGACTAGGAAACTTGGCTGTTCAGTATGCAAAGAAAGTCTTCAATGCCCATGTTATTGCTATTGATATCAATAATGATAAATTGGAATTAGCCAAACAGGTTGGTGCCGACATTGTCATCAATGGACATGAGGTGGAAGATGTAGCTGGTCTGATTCAAGAAAAAACTGGTGGTGCGCACTCTGCTGTTGTAACAGCTGTCTCAAAAGTTGCCTTTAACCAAGCAGTAGATAGTGTCCGCGCTGGTGGCCGTGTCGTAGCTGTTGGTCTTCCGTCTGAAATGATGGACCTCAGCATCGTCAAGACCGTTCTTGACGGTATTCAAGTTGTTGGATCGCTCGTTGGAACTCGTAAAGACCTCGAAGAAGCCTTCCAATTTGGTGCAGAAGGACTAGTTGTCCCAGTTGTTCAAACTCGACCAGTTGAAGATGCTCCTGCTGTCTTTGATGAAATGACTGCTGGTACAATCCAAGGCCGTATGGTTCTTGACTTTACACACTAA
- a CDS encoding HXXEE domain-containing protein, translated as MKKMINNWYNISIYLAGLTALLAIFLPVTEVQKCLLASICILFLHFFEEFGYPGGFPLLGVKLLLGTNEMDKTKWDCNNLSSMFGNWTFLILVYVFPLLLPNVRFLTLSAMLFLLMEVIMHSIFNLRLKSIYNAGLITAILGLGPIGLYYFINLFDSKIYIWYDYALAVLWFIIVFIFCFRSKIYWELGKKDGYVLTDQTAFGVNQLTKN; from the coding sequence ATGAAAAAAATGATAAATAATTGGTATAACATTTCTATCTATCTCGCTGGTCTAACTGCTCTGCTTGCGATCTTTTTACCAGTAACCGAGGTGCAAAAATGTCTTTTGGCTTCCATTTGTATTTTGTTTCTACATTTTTTCGAGGAATTCGGTTATCCTGGAGGATTTCCCCTACTCGGAGTAAAACTACTCCTCGGTACCAATGAGATGGATAAAACCAAGTGGGATTGCAACAATCTCAGTTCTATGTTTGGAAACTGGACATTCCTAATTTTAGTTTATGTATTCCCACTTTTACTACCTAATGTGCGTTTTCTAACATTATCTGCCATGTTGTTTCTTTTAATGGAAGTCATTATGCATTCCATATTTAATTTAAGGTTAAAAAGCATTTACAATGCTGGCTTAATTACCGCAATTTTGGGACTAGGTCCTATTGGCTTATACTATTTCATCAATCTATTTGATAGCAAAATCTATATCTGGTATGACTATGCCCTTGCCGTACTTTGGTTCATTATCGTATTTATATTCTGTTTTCGCTCTAAAATCTATTGGGAACTTGGCAAGAAAGATGGATATGTCCTTACTGATCAAACGGCATTTGGTGTAAATCAGTTAACAAAAAATTAA
- a CDS encoding TetR/AcrR family transcriptional regulator — MARPRKTEYANGAVVKIENAFWKLLETEKYTDITVLRIAQDSGVNRNSFYYHYKDMDDLAYQAFKNNTRNDASRMMISSILTVLTLQDDEKNSDIDMSILPNSRRIMLCARSESTYLKQLVNDFLKEIWLDSFSINEDRLTTEEKIQLDFIFAGIVTTLGSQEIEDNPLLMLKLVSSEIGKSMLLTMKKISVAQNNRFLETKQNFQG; from the coding sequence ATGGCGCGTCCAAGGAAAACGGAATATGCTAATGGGGCTGTAGTAAAAATAGAAAATGCTTTTTGGAAACTTTTAGAGACGGAGAAATATACGGATATTACTGTTCTTAGGATTGCTCAAGATTCTGGGGTTAATCGTAATTCTTTTTATTATCATTATAAAGATATGGATGATTTGGCTTATCAAGCTTTTAAGAATAATACAAGGAACGATGCCTCGAGAATGATGATTTCGTCAATTTTAACTGTTTTAACATTGCAAGATGATGAAAAAAATTCAGATATTGATATGTCTATTTTACCAAATTCGAGGCGCATCATGTTGTGTGCTAGAAGTGAGTCAACATACCTGAAACAACTGGTGAATGACTTTTTAAAGGAGATATGGTTAGATTCTTTTTCGATTAATGAAGATCGTTTGACAACAGAGGAGAAAATACAACTTGATTTTATTTTTGCAGGGATTGTAACTACTCTGGGAAGTCAAGAGATTGAGGATAATCCGCTTTTGATGTTAAAACTTGTGTCGTCAGAAATAGGAAAATCGATGCTTTTAACGATGAAGAAGATATCAGTAGCGCAAAATAATCGTTTTCTAGAAACTAAGCAGAATTTTCAGGGATGA
- the yycF gene encoding response regulator YycF: MKKILIVDDEKPISDIIKFNMTREGYEVVTAFDGREALALFEAEFPDIVILDLMLPEIDGLEVARTIRKTSNVPILMLSAKDSEFDKVIGLEIGADDYVTKPFSNRELQARVKALLRRSELSETQLEIETTGTPELTIRDLVILPDAFVAKKHGKELELTHREFELLHHLAKHLGQVMTREHLLETVWGYDYFGDVRTVDVTVRRLREKIEDTPSRPEYILTRRGVGYYIKGND, encoded by the coding sequence ATGAAAAAAATCTTGATTGTAGATGATGAAAAGCCGATTTCAGACATTATCAAATTTAATATGACCCGAGAGGGGTATGAGGTGGTGACAGCCTTTGATGGTCGAGAAGCCTTGGCCTTATTTGAAGCAGAATTTCCAGATATTGTGATTTTGGATTTGATGCTACCAGAAATTGATGGACTGGAAGTGGCACGCACCATTCGCAAGACCAGCAATGTGCCTATTTTGATGTTATCTGCTAAGGATAGCGAGTTTGACAAGGTGATTGGTCTTGAAATTGGAGCGGATGACTATGTGACGAAGCCGTTTTCGAATCGGGAATTGCAGGCACGGGTCAAGGCCTTATTGCGCCGGAGCGAATTGTCTGAAACCCAGTTGGAGATTGAAACAACAGGCACGCCTGAGTTGACCATTCGAGATTTGGTGATTCTTCCAGATGCTTTTGTGGCGAAAAAACATGGCAAGGAGTTGGAATTGACTCACCGTGAATTTGAATTGCTGCACCATTTAGCTAAGCATTTGGGGCAGGTAATGACACGGGAACATTTACTTGAAACTGTATGGGGCTATGATTACTTTGGTGATGTACGAACAGTCGATGTAACGGTTCGTCGCTTGCGTGAGAAGATTGAAGATACACCGAGCCGTCCAGAATACATTTTGACACGGCGTGGCGTAGGGTATTATATAAAGGGAAATGATTAA
- the vicK gene encoding cell wall metabolism sensor histidine kinase VicK, giving the protein MINQLRYLITTPEFWFVVILIGFVIALSVLLIENHRDNQQIKELNEKVKRLIELDYSDVLDMRGSPEITDMANSLNDLSEVIRLTHDHLEQEKTRLSSILAYMSDGVMAADRMGRVIMVNETAQKQLGLTSKTTEQRDLLDILGIREQYSFRDLLAQTPEIVIEHDNENGEFLTLRANFATIRSESGLISGLVVVLHDMTEQAKEERERRLFVSNVSHELRTPLTSVKSYLEALDDGALTESVAPSFVKVSLDETNRMMRMISDLLSLSRIDNQVSSADVELINFTAFVTFILNRFDQMKNKETDKEYTIIRDYQITPIWIEIDTDKMTQVMDNILNNALKYSPDGGKITFSMKTTDTQLIVSISDEGLGIPKADLPRIFDRFYRVDKARSRAQGGTGLGLAIAKEIVKQHKGFIWAKSEYGHGSTFTIVLPYMKDMMTDEWEEAEEEE; this is encoded by the coding sequence ATGATTAATCAATTACGGTATTTAATAACAACACCTGAGTTTTGGTTTGTCGTCATCTTGATTGGTTTTGTCATTGCACTCAGTGTCTTATTGATTGAAAATCATCGCGATAATCAGCAGATTAAAGAACTCAATGAAAAAGTCAAGCGCCTAATCGAGTTGGATTATTCAGATGTCCTTGATATGCGGGGTAGCCCTGAGATTACAGATATGGCCAATTCGCTCAATGACTTGTCTGAAGTGATTCGCTTGACCCATGACCATTTGGAGCAGGAAAAGACGCGTCTGTCCTCCATTCTTGCCTATATGAGCGACGGAGTGATGGCTGCAGACCGTATGGGCCGAGTCATTATGGTCAATGAGACAGCGCAAAAGCAGTTGGGACTGACATCTAAAACGACGGAACAACGTGATTTATTGGACATTTTAGGGATTCGTGAACAGTATAGTTTTCGGGATTTGCTAGCCCAAACGCCTGAAATTGTCATCGAACATGATAATGAAAATGGGGAGTTTTTGACCTTACGGGCCAATTTTGCAACGATTCGAAGCGAAAGTGGTTTGATTTCAGGTCTGGTCGTCGTCTTGCATGATATGACCGAACAAGCTAAGGAAGAGCGGGAGCGACGGTTGTTCGTTTCCAATGTCAGCCATGAATTGCGGACACCGCTCACCTCAGTCAAATCCTATCTGGAGGCCCTTGATGATGGAGCCTTGACGGAATCAGTAGCACCGAGCTTTGTCAAGGTGTCACTCGATGAAACCAATCGGATGATGCGGATGATTTCAGACCTGCTCAGCCTGTCACGGATTGACAATCAAGTCAGCTCAGCTGATGTGGAACTGATTAACTTTACGGCCTTTGTCACCTTTATTTTAAATCGATTTGATCAGATGAAGAATAAGGAGACAGATAAGGAATATACGATTATCCGTGATTATCAAATTACACCGATTTGGATTGAGATTGACACAGACAAGATGACCCAGGTCATGGATAATATTTTAAACAATGCCCTCAAATACTCACCTGATGGTGGCAAGATTACCTTTAGCATGAAGACGACAGATACCCAATTGATTGTGTCGATTTCAGATGAAGGATTAGGAATTCCCAAGGCTGATTTGCCCCGCATTTTTGATCGTTTTTATCGAGTGGATAAGGCTCGTTCAAGGGCGCAAGGTGGGACAGGACTTGGCCTTGCTATTGCCAAGGAAATTGTTAAGCAGCATAAGGGCTTTATCTGGGCTAAGAGCGAGTACGGGCATGGCTCAACCTTTACCATTGTCTTACCATATATGAAGGATATGATGACAGATGAGTGGGAGGAGGCAGAAGAGGAAGAATAG
- a CDS encoding MBL fold metallo-hydrolase — MGETGFRYSILASGSSGNSFYLETEKKKILVDAGLSGKKITSLLAEIDRRPEDLDAILVTHEHSDHIHGIGVLARKYGMDIYANEATWQAMEGKLGKIALEQKHIFELGVTKTFGDLDIESFGVSHDAACPQFYRFMKDDKSFVMLTDTGYVSDRLAGLVENADGYLIESNHDVEILRAGSYSWNLKQRILSDKGHLCNEDGSDAMIRSLGNRTKKIYLGHLSKENNIKELAHMTMVNQLAQADLGVGVDFQVYDTSPDTATPLTEI, encoded by the coding sequence ATGGGAGAAACAGGATTTCGTTATAGTATTTTAGCCTCTGGTTCGAGTGGAAATTCCTTTTACTTGGAGACAGAGAAGAAAAAGATTTTAGTGGACGCAGGTTTGTCGGGCAAGAAAATCACCAGTTTGCTGGCAGAAATTGACCGCAGACCGGAGGATTTGGATGCCATTTTAGTTACGCATGAGCATAGCGATCATATTCACGGGATTGGCGTTCTAGCTCGTAAATATGGCATGGACATTTATGCTAACGAAGCGACCTGGCAGGCCATGGAGGGAAAATTAGGTAAGATTGCCCTAGAGCAAAAGCATATTTTTGAATTAGGAGTGACCAAGACTTTCGGGGATTTGGATATAGAGAGTTTTGGGGTCAGCCATGATGCAGCTTGTCCACAATTTTACCGCTTTATGAAGGATGACAAGAGCTTTGTGATGCTAACAGATACAGGTTATGTGAGCGATCGACTAGCAGGGCTTGTTGAAAATGCGGACGGGTACCTGATTGAGTCCAACCACGATGTGGAAATCTTGCGGGCGGGTTCTTATTCATGGAATCTCAAGCAACGGATTTTGTCAGACAAGGGACATCTTTGTAACGAAGACGGATCAGATGCCATGATTCGTTCTCTTGGTAATCGAACCAAGAAGATTTACCTAGGTCATCTGAGTAAGGAAAACAATATCAAGGAACTGGCCCACATGACCATGGTCAATCAGCTTGCCCAAGCGGATTTGGGAGTTGGAGTTGATTTTCAAGTTTACGATACATCACCAGACACCGCTACCCCCTTAACGGAGATATAA
- the abc-f gene encoding ribosomal protection-like ABC-F family protein encodes MEVISCINLQKEVEGRELVTIPHLEVQSGQRIGLVGENGIGKSSLLKIFIGADEEYSGQVWIRSDWAYVPQLKEASSLSGGEQTLKAIKKALSQRAGILFLDEPTASMDQENRQWLIHQLRRYKGTVIVVSHDRYFLNQVVDHIWLLAEQTITSYVGNYQAFEEARKKEREQQEQAYQHYRQTVNHLRDVAQTRKQRADKLTKRKKGRSSSEWKVQSQMGSYDSQAKAMAKGAKAIEKRIERLEKIRQPRKEAWAKLEMKGVIEQDIHTLFRLEAGQIRIDGQRLFDYPLFSMQKGDRLALTGRNGSGKTTFIRQLVRKELAGYFSEKLAIAYFAQDLQDLDETQSAFENAASCSVQDRVTILNLLAMLGIRYEKARQKVAVLSGGERVRLSLAKTLLSDHHLLILDEPTNFLDLTTILALEQFLKDYKGSLIVISHDQAFVANVTNQTWNIENGVLKQVSHGHRLDKK; translated from the coding sequence ATGGAAGTTATCAGCTGTATCAATCTTCAAAAGGAAGTGGAAGGCAGAGAGTTAGTCACGATTCCTCATTTGGAAGTTCAATCAGGACAAAGAATTGGGCTTGTAGGTGAAAATGGAATAGGAAAGTCTAGTTTATTAAAAATCTTCATCGGAGCAGATGAAGAATACAGTGGGCAGGTATGGATACGCTCAGATTGGGCTTATGTACCACAGTTGAAGGAGGCGAGTAGTTTATCGGGTGGTGAGCAGACCTTGAAGGCTATCAAAAAAGCCTTGTCTCAACGGGCAGGTATCCTCTTTTTGGATGAGCCGACGGCTAGTATGGATCAAGAAAATCGTCAGTGGTTGATTCATCAATTAAGACGGTATAAAGGGACAGTTATTGTCGTGAGTCATGACCGCTATTTTTTGAATCAAGTTGTTGACCATATTTGGCTATTAGCCGAACAAACAATTACGTCCTATGTAGGCAATTATCAGGCATTTGAAGAAGCGAGAAAAAAGGAGCGTGAGCAGCAAGAACAGGCTTATCAGCACTACCGGCAGACGGTCAATCACTTGCGTGATGTTGCACAAACGCGAAAACAAAGAGCAGATAAGTTAACCAAGCGCAAAAAAGGGCGATCGAGTTCGGAGTGGAAAGTCCAATCCCAAATGGGAAGTTACGATAGTCAGGCAAAGGCTATGGCCAAGGGAGCAAAAGCGATTGAGAAGCGAATAGAACGCTTAGAAAAGATTAGGCAGCCCCGCAAAGAAGCTTGGGCAAAATTGGAGATGAAAGGGGTAATCGAACAAGACATTCATACCTTATTCCGTTTAGAAGCAGGTCAGATTAGGATAGACGGTCAGCGGTTATTTGACTATCCTTTATTTTCGATGCAAAAAGGAGATCGTCTCGCGCTTACGGGAAGAAATGGCTCTGGTAAAACGACTTTTATTCGTCAGTTGGTGAGAAAAGAACTTGCAGGTTATTTTTCAGAAAAACTAGCCATAGCTTATTTTGCTCAGGATTTGCAGGATCTTGATGAAACACAATCAGCCTTTGAAAATGCCGCTAGTTGTTCAGTCCAAGATAGGGTAACGATTTTAAATCTACTGGCAATGCTTGGCATTCGCTATGAGAAAGCAAGGCAAAAGGTGGCTGTTTTATCAGGCGGTGAGCGGGTTCGATTATCCCTAGCAAAGACTTTGTTGAGTGACCATCATTTATTGATTTTGGACGAACCAACCAATTTTTTAGATTTGACGACCATTCTAGCTTTGGAACAATTTTTAAAAGACTATAAGGGAAGTTTGATTGTCATCTCCCATGATCAAGCATTTGTCGCTAACGTAACGAATCAGACATGGAACATTGAAAACGGTGTCTTGAAACAAGTCAGTCACGGGCATAGGCTTGATAAGAAATAG